The stretch of DNA TTTTAACTGTAACTACAGTTATTTCATTGTTAATTTTCTTTAAAGCTACTGGTGGAAGAAATGTAAATGTATAGTAGATGAATTTACTTATTTATGATAGAATAAAATAAAAAGTATAGAGGGATAGCTTATGAAAAAAAGAGAATTTATTAGTTTTAAAGAACAAATGAAAAAAACTCTTATTTTTTATTCACTTATTCCTCTTCTTTTAATTACTTTTATGGGATATTGTAGTGTTTATTTAACAAATTATTTAGTTATAAAAAAAGAAAATCAAGAAGTAAGTAAAATATTATCAAAAAAAATAGATATTATGGTATCAGAAGCTTTTGAAAAAATAGATATCCTATCTAGAAATGAAAAAATAATAGAGGAGTTAGTTAATAAAAAAATAACAAGTATAACATATCAAGAAATATATAATATTATAAATAATATTGAATTGGAAGGTAATTTAATCATTTTTGATAAAAATAAAAATTCTTGTACAAATATAAAAAGTAAAAAATTAACTTCAAGAAATGTTTTTAACTCTATGATTTTTACTAGAATGGATAATAATCCTAACAATATAGTAGGAGTTACTGGAAAATTTTATTTTTTAGATGGAGAAGAAAGTGACTATTGTATTTGTAAAGCAATAAAAAAAAATGGAGAGATAATAGGTTATGTAGCATATTATTTATCTGATAGTTTTTTAAAAGAAACTATTGGAAAATATAGTCAAAACACAATTATTTTAGTTGATAAATATAATAATATTATTATGACAACTAATGAAAGTTTTAGAAATGGAATTAATAAAATAGGAAAAAAATTACAAATTAGTGAAAATTTTTCAAAAATAGATGAAAATAGATATTTTATTAGTCAAAGAAAAATATATTATTCAAATATGTCAATTTATTGTATATCTTCTTTAGATTATATAATAAAGAGTTTTTTTAATACTTTTATATATAGTATTTTTGTATTGTTTATTTTAACTTTTATTATGGCTAAAGTAGTTAGAAGAGTAGCAATAAATAAAACAAAAGCTATGGAAGA from Fusobacterium perfoetens ATCC 29250 encodes:
- a CDS encoding sensor histidine kinase — translated: MKKREFISFKEQMKKTLIFYSLIPLLLITFMGYCSVYLTNYLVIKKENQEVSKILSKKIDIMVSEAFEKIDILSRNEKIIEELVNKKITSITYQEIYNIINNIELEGNLIIFDKNKNSCTNIKSKKLTSRNVFNSMIFTRMDNNPNNIVGVTGKFYFLDGEESDYCICKAIKKNGEIIGYVAYYLSDSFLKETIGKYSQNTIILVDKYNNIIMTTNESFRNGINKIGKKLQISENFSKIDENRYFISQRKIYYSNMSIYCISSLDYIIKSFFNTFIYSIFVLFILTFIMAKVVRRVAINKTKAMEEIISGIEKLKKGDLNAKLIINSNDEFQIIADSYNKMLESIKELIEKNKEETEHSIISEIKQLESQFNPHFLFNTLEMLRYTIKTDISKANKIILNISSILRFSIENKSSEVTMARNMFYIKNYLEIQKFRFGEKFQYEINMKEELNDILSPKLIMQPIIENSIKYGFIQEKTFKINIFIKEIRNNLIIIIYNNGKGMTKNELYLVREKLNKEKLETKEHIGLYNVQRRIQLMYGKNYKLIIKSILNKGTFVKIILPISKGENYDKDINS